A stretch of Desulfobaccales bacterium DNA encodes these proteins:
- a CDS encoding M20 family metallo-hydrolase, protein MNTDELFAKVAARLQELAPEMVELQRELVRRVAVGPDAGGPGEGEKAAFLAELLIRLGLEVRQFPAPDPRVPGGVRPNLVAFLPGQGAGKVWVLSHLDVVPPGDLSLWDSDPFTLRVEGDRLYGRGTEDNHHGIVTSLMAVRALMEVGVKPARTVALALVADEETGSSKGLDFLLREHGELFHPEDLIIVPDAGSPDGTMIEVAEKSLLWLKLTLTGKQCHASRPELGRNTLRAAAHAIVALEALKTEFPGENPLFRPPTSTFEPTKVEANVPNVNTIPGRDVFYLDCRVLPEYGVEEVKARVAALASEAARPFGVTVSLEVVQEQPAAPVTDPEAPVVRALSRAIRAVYGREATPQGIGGGTVAAFFRRRGLPAAVWMTVSETAHQPNEYCRLSTLVGDAQVLAHVFLFGN, encoded by the coding sequence ATGAACACGGACGAACTGTTTGCCAAAGTGGCGGCCCGGCTCCAGGAGCTGGCCCCGGAGATGGTGGAGCTGCAGCGAGAGCTGGTACGCCGGGTGGCGGTGGGGCCGGACGCCGGCGGGCCCGGCGAAGGGGAAAAAGCCGCCTTCCTGGCCGAGCTCCTGATCCGCCTGGGGCTGGAGGTGCGCCAATTCCCCGCCCCGGATCCCCGGGTGCCGGGCGGGGTGCGGCCCAATCTGGTGGCCTTCCTGCCGGGCCAGGGAGCGGGCAAGGTCTGGGTGCTGAGCCACCTGGACGTGGTGCCCCCGGGGGACCTCTCCCTGTGGGATTCCGACCCCTTCACGCTCCGGGTGGAGGGCGACCGCCTCTACGGCCGGGGCACCGAGGATAACCACCACGGCATCGTCACCTCCCTGATGGCGGTCCGGGCCCTTATGGAGGTGGGCGTCAAGCCCGCCCGCACCGTGGCTCTGGCGCTGGTGGCCGACGAGGAGACCGGGAGCTCCAAGGGTCTGGATTTTCTCCTGCGGGAGCACGGGGAGCTCTTCCATCCTGAGGACCTCATCATCGTCCCGGACGCCGGCAGCCCCGACGGCACCATGATCGAGGTGGCGGAAAAGAGCCTGCTGTGGCTGAAGCTCACCCTGACAGGAAAGCAGTGCCATGCCAGCCGCCCGGAGCTGGGCCGAAACACCCTCCGGGCCGCGGCCCACGCCATCGTGGCCCTGGAGGCCTTGAAGACGGAGTTTCCCGGGGAAAATCCGCTCTTCCGGCCGCCCACCAGCACCTTTGAGCCCACCAAAGTGGAGGCCAACGTCCCCAATGTGAACACCATCCCGGGGCGGGATGTCTTTTACCTGGATTGCCGGGTGCTGCCGGAATATGGCGTGGAAGAGGTGAAGGCCCGGGTGGCCGCCCTGGCCTCCGAGGCCGCCCGGCCTTTCGGGGTGACGGTGAGCCTGGAGGTGGTGCAGGAGCAGCCCGCCGCGCCCGTCACCGACCCTGAGGCTCCGGTGGTACGGGCTTTAAGCCGGGCCATCCGGGCGGTGTACGGCCGGGAGGCCACCCCCCAGGGCATCGGCGGGGGCACGGTGGCCGCCTTCTTCCGGCGCCGGGGTCTGCCGGCGGCGGTGTGGATGACGGTGAGCGAGACCGCCCACCAGCCCAATGAATACTGCCGCCTCAGCACCCTGGTGGGGGACGCCCAGGTGCTGGCCCATGTCTTTCTTTTCGGGAACTGA
- the mazG gene encoding nucleoside triphosphate pyrophosphohydrolase: MSAEPAAGQAVERFLSIVARLRGPGGCPWDAKQTPETLKTYVLEEAYELIEALDLGDPDKIREELGDLFLHIVFLSDLYRERGEFTFAEVVKTITAKMIHRHPHVFGNAEARSLEDLRRLWQEAKAREGKPHKEALGEVSAALPALTQAKRLGEAASRLGFDWPDIEGALEKVEEEWQEFRRALAGPPDPAREEELGDLLFALVNVARFLQIDPEHALRRTLYKFIKRFHVVERTLAKAGKTPETATLEEMDAIWEAAKAGERSGPA, encoded by the coding sequence GTGTCGGCTGAGCCCGCCGCCGGCCAAGCGGTCGAGCGGTTTTTGAGTATTGTGGCCCGACTGCGGGGCCCGGGAGGCTGCCCCTGGGACGCAAAGCAGACTCCGGAGACCCTGAAGACCTATGTGCTGGAGGAGGCCTATGAGCTCATCGAGGCCCTGGACCTGGGGGATCCGGATAAGATCCGGGAGGAGCTGGGCGACCTTTTCCTGCACATCGTCTTCTTGAGCGACCTCTACCGGGAGCGGGGCGAGTTTACTTTTGCGGAGGTGGTTAAGACCATCACCGCCAAGATGATTCACCGCCATCCCCACGTCTTCGGCAACGCCGAAGCCCGCAGCCTGGAGGACCTGCGCCGCCTGTGGCAGGAGGCCAAGGCCCGGGAAGGCAAGCCCCATAAGGAGGCCCTGGGGGAGGTCTCGGCCGCCCTGCCGGCCCTCACCCAGGCGAAGCGCCTGGGAGAGGCCGCCTCCCGATTAGGCTTTGACTGGCCGGATATCGAGGGCGCCTTGGAGAAGGTGGAGGAGGAGTGGCAGGAATTCCGGCGCGCCTTGGCAGGTCCTCCGGACCCCGCCCGGGAGGAGGAGCTGGGAGACCTCCTCTTTGCCCTGGTGAACGTGGCCCGCTTCCTCCAGATCGACCCGGAACACGCCCTGAGGCGCACCTTGTATAAATTTATCAAGCGCTTCCATGTGGTGGAACGCACCCTGGCCAAGGCGGGCAAGACCCCGGAAACCGCCACTCTGGAGGAGATGGATGCCATCTGGGAGGCGGCCAAGGCAGGGGAACGGTCCGGCCCGGCCTGA
- the mce gene encoding methylmalonyl-CoA epimerase: MKIKRIAHLGIAVKDLDPAKKLYGENLCLELGGEEVVETQKVKVSFFKVGESNLELLLPTAPDSPVAKFLETRGEGFHHLALEVEDIDAAVAELKAAGVKLIDETPREGAHHTRVAFIHPKATFGLLVELVQYPTSH; the protein is encoded by the coding sequence ATGAAAATCAAGCGCATCGCCCATCTGGGCATCGCGGTGAAGGACCTGGACCCGGCCAAAAAGCTCTACGGCGAGAATCTCTGCCTGGAGCTGGGCGGCGAAGAGGTGGTGGAGACCCAGAAGGTCAAGGTGAGCTTCTTCAAGGTGGGGGAGAGCAACCTGGAGCTGCTGTTGCCCACCGCCCCGGACAGCCCGGTGGCCAAGTTCCTGGAGACCCGGGGGGAGGGTTTCCATCACCTGGCCCTGGAGGTGGAGGACATTGACGCCGCGGTGGCGGAGCTCAAGGCCGCCGGCGTCAAGCTCATTGACGAGACCCCCCGGGAGGGCGCCCATCACACCCGGGTGGCCTTCATCCACCCCAAGGCCACCTTTGGGCTCCTGGTGGAGCTGGTGCAGTATCCCACCTCCCACTGA
- a CDS encoding CvpA family protein, whose amino-acid sequence MNLLDLGIILVLALIVLRGYYRGLFQELAVLAGVVGGVLVAAHWYSRVGAWLTPLIKDPTYARWAAFGLLLVAVYWAVRLAAFGLQRLLHYLYLDFFDRLLGASFALLKGGLVLGFALMLVGVVLPKDSPLLKESRTAPVLVGLAKQALGYLPPDFKKRLQEYYREQMRRERPKTVRLGTSQEEMRVG is encoded by the coding sequence ATGAATCTGCTGGATCTCGGCATCATCCTGGTGTTGGCTCTGATTGTGCTGCGCGGCTACTATCGCGGGCTCTTTCAGGAGCTGGCGGTCCTGGCCGGAGTGGTGGGAGGGGTGCTGGTGGCGGCCCACTGGTATTCCCGGGTGGGGGCCTGGCTCACCCCCCTCATCAAGGACCCCACCTATGCCCGCTGGGCCGCCTTCGGCCTGCTCCTGGTGGCGGTGTATTGGGCCGTGCGCCTGGCGGCCTTCGGATTGCAGCGCCTGTTGCATTACCTGTATCTGGACTTTTTCGACCGCCTGCTGGGCGCCTCCTTTGCGTTGCTGAAAGGCGGCCTGGTTCTGGGCTTTGCCCTGATGCTGGTGGGGGTGGTGCTCCCCAAGGACTCGCCGTTGCTGAAGGAGTCCCGCACCGCGCCGGTGTTGGTGGGGCTGGCGAAGCAGGCCCTGGGATACCTGCCCCCGGACTTCAAAAAGCGGCTCCAGGAGTATTACCGGGAACAGATGCGCCGGGAGCGCCCCAAAACTGTGCGGTTAGGAACATCACAGGAGGAGATGCGTGTCGGCTGA